From one Halodesulfovibrio sp. genomic stretch:
- a CDS encoding SCO family protein, producing the protein MSELRQRVVKQLLRFAVPISLLLLLIVSFSSGNEAIESPVKEAQTGNPAYTPSDHYMDGSRLDPFGSRDSDSTYADKDGRTKEVPNNSIVNAGRYGAEVMQDGAIDHSRSTLLSENEPDSRVLNVDGSSAPVMATAVPFGSTEAGVTEHLGATISTPLFFTDSTGQRVNLRSLITTPVLIVPVYYSCTDACDVLMSAIAVVLPNVTLVPNKDYRVLMVSFDENDTPELAAQKKQNLLQALHVTDPDFPADAWKFLVGDKSTIQTLMREIGFRFKRVDNEFVYPIALVAVTPDGKITRYLYGTDILPFDVTMALTEGDTNIPLFSMQRLIRMCFSYDPVSKKYVLDPVKISGFAFAALVLLFLCVMLLKGKKKKRKKLRL; encoded by the coding sequence GTGTCCGAACTTAGACAACGTGTTGTAAAGCAGCTGTTGCGTTTTGCCGTACCTATAAGTCTCTTGCTGTTACTTATTGTGAGTTTTTCCAGTGGAAATGAAGCGATTGAAAGTCCTGTGAAAGAGGCTCAAACAGGCAATCCTGCATACACTCCATCCGATCACTATATGGATGGATCGAGGTTGGATCCATTTGGTAGCCGCGACAGTGATTCTACGTATGCTGACAAGGACGGACGCACAAAAGAAGTGCCGAATAACTCTATAGTGAACGCAGGAAGGTATGGTGCTGAAGTTATGCAGGATGGAGCCATCGATCATTCGCGTTCAACTCTTTTGAGTGAAAATGAACCAGATAGTCGTGTGTTAAACGTTGATGGCAGTTCTGCACCAGTCATGGCAACTGCGGTACCGTTTGGTTCCACTGAGGCGGGCGTTACTGAACACTTGGGCGCAACGATATCGACTCCACTCTTCTTTACTGACTCAACAGGGCAGCGTGTGAATTTACGCTCGCTTATAACAACTCCTGTACTCATTGTTCCTGTTTATTACTCCTGTACTGATGCTTGTGATGTGTTGATGAGCGCAATTGCTGTGGTGCTTCCTAATGTTACTTTGGTTCCGAATAAAGACTATCGGGTCCTGATGGTGAGTTTTGATGAAAATGATACGCCGGAGCTTGCTGCACAGAAAAAACAGAATTTACTGCAAGCTCTGCATGTTACTGATCCTGATTTTCCCGCGGATGCGTGGAAGTTTCTTGTAGGTGATAAATCTACTATTCAGACGCTAATGCGTGAAATAGGGTTTCGGTTTAAGCGAGTCGACAATGAGTTTGTATACCCCATTGCTCTTGTGGCGGTAACGCCTGATGGTAAAATCACTCGGTATCTGTACGGAACGGATATTTTGCCGTTTGATGTAACCATGGCTCTTACTGAGGGTGATACGAATATACCATTGTTTTCCATGCAGCGGCTTATTCGCATGTGCTTTTCGTATGACCCTGTGAGTAAAAAATATGTTCTTGATCCTGTTAAAATTTCAGGCTTTGCGTTTGCCGCACTGGTACTTCTCTTTCTTTGTGTAATGCTTTTGAAAGGAAAAAAGAAGAAGCGAAAAAAACTTAGATTATAA
- a CDS encoding c-type cytochrome, whose translation MKKVSIWLVIAGITFICVSLSMAEDTGGKMLYQSCAGCHGQTGEVMALGVSAKLKGQTANQILDKLNGYVDGTYGGSKKNIMVSIVKRMSEEDRVKVSEYISTF comes from the coding sequence ATGAAAAAAGTATCAATCTGGTTAGTTATTGCCGGTATTACATTTATTTGTGTTTCATTAAGTATGGCAGAAGATACTGGCGGGAAAATGTTGTATCAGTCCTGCGCCGGATGTCATGGGCAGACAGGTGAAGTGATGGCACTTGGTGTAAGCGCAAAGCTTAAAGGACAAACAGCTAATCAGATTCTTGATAAACTTAATGGGTATGTAGATGGCACGTATGGCGGTTCCAAAAAGAACATTATGGTGAGCATTGTGAAGCGAATGAGCGAAGAGGATAGAGTGAAGGTTTCGGAATATATCAGTACGTTTTAG
- a CDS encoding glutamine amidotransferase family protein produces the protein MKAPNDFWHFDKDISGCGVFGVIDKKKKLIPGTMPIDAMCTMHDRGNGLGGGFAAYGIYPEHADLYAFHLMCDDQAGLDRAEEIIKQYFNIQVSEPIPTRKVPAITESPLMWRFFLSPKAERPKWQDVGEDDYVVNIVMHINNRVPGAFVFSSGKNMGAFKGVGFPEDIADFFRLDEYSGYMWTGHNRFPTNTPGWWGGAHPFTLLDWAIVHNGEISSYGINRRYLCQHDYECNMMTDTEVVAYLLDLLIRKHGLSHEMACKVFAPPFWDEIERMPKDEREAYEALRMVYGPAMLNGPFAILVTDSNGMMGLNDRVKLRPLVIGEKDDMVFMSSEESSIREVCPELDKVWAPKAGEPVIVKLED, from the coding sequence AGGCTGTGGTGTCTTTGGGGTAATTGATAAAAAGAAAAAACTGATACCGGGTACTATGCCGATTGACGCAATGTGCACCATGCACGATCGCGGTAACGGTCTTGGTGGTGGTTTTGCTGCATATGGTATTTATCCTGAGCATGCAGATTTGTATGCTTTCCACCTTATGTGTGACGATCAGGCTGGTCTTGATCGTGCAGAAGAAATTATCAAACAGTACTTTAATATTCAGGTTTCTGAGCCGATCCCTACCCGTAAGGTGCCAGCAATTACTGAATCTCCGCTTATGTGGCGTTTTTTCCTTTCTCCAAAGGCGGAACGTCCTAAGTGGCAGGATGTTGGTGAAGATGATTACGTTGTAAACATCGTCATGCACATTAACAACAGAGTGCCGGGTGCTTTTGTCTTCTCCAGTGGTAAGAACATGGGAGCGTTTAAGGGTGTAGGTTTCCCTGAAGACATCGCTGACTTCTTCAGACTGGATGAATACAGCGGCTACATGTGGACAGGTCATAACCGTTTCCCGACAAACACTCCGGGCTGGTGGGGCGGTGCTCATCCGTTTACCCTGTTAGATTGGGCGATTGTTCACAACGGAGAGATTTCCTCTTACGGTATTAACAGACGTTACCTGTGTCAGCACGATTACGAATGTAACATGATGACTGATACAGAGGTTGTTGCTTACCTGCTTGATCTGCTTATCCGTAAGCATGGTCTTTCCCACGAAATGGCATGTAAAGTTTTTGCTCCGCCATTCTGGGATGAAATTGAGCGTATGCCGAAAGACGAGCGTGAAGCCTATGAAGCATTACGCATGGTTTACGGACCAGCAATGCTCAACGGTCCATTCGCTATCCTTGTAACCGACAGCAACGGTATGATGGGACTTAACGACCGCGTTAAGCTTCGTCCACTTGTTATCGGTGAAAAGGACGATATGGTTTTCATGTCCAGTGAAGAAAGTTCCATCCGTGAAGTTTGCCCAGAACTCGACAAAGTATGGGCACCTAAAGCCGGTGAACCGGTGATCGTGAAGTTGGAGGACTAG
- the secD gene encoding protein translocase subunit SecD, whose translation MREGLRWRLLVAIFVLMVGVVYALPSIPAIGTSPIKKFLPEEKVSLGLDLQGGIHLILGVDVDKALSNNLSLMGQDIRTVARDEKIFILQPRLVQGEKLEFVLLKSSQKEALDALLKKSFNRLNAESTVLDNKKVRYTLTYTPEYKKYMSDLTLDQAVKTIRNRVDQFGVAEPDIRKQQGFRIQVQLPGLTDTERAIKLIGKTAHLEFKMVREGVDPAKAEKGIVPAGTEALPLLRRNDDGSYAESKIVVNKAAALTGDTITDAHVAYDNFNNPYVGISFNSSGARRFEELTGQNVGKRMAIVLDGKVYSAPVIKDKIRGGKASISGGFTTEEAHDLAIVLRAGSLPAPVKILEERAVGPSLGQESIDQGITATLVGGALVMVFMMIYYGFSGVIANIVLFMNIIFIVAGLAAFGATLTLPGIAGIILTLGMAVDANVIIFERIREELRRGLTPFKAVEEGFSSATLTIFDANVTTLLAAIILYQFGTGPIRGFAVTLSLGILASMFTAIFCARIIFGLWINGKPSRKLSI comes from the coding sequence ATGAGAGAGGGGTTGCGATGGAGATTACTGGTCGCGATTTTTGTGCTCATGGTTGGTGTGGTATACGCACTTCCTAGCATTCCGGCGATCGGAACATCCCCAATCAAAAAATTCTTACCTGAAGAAAAGGTCAGCCTCGGTCTTGACCTGCAAGGTGGCATTCATCTTATCCTCGGTGTAGATGTTGATAAGGCACTTTCCAATAACCTTTCCCTTATGGGTCAGGATATCCGCACTGTAGCACGCGATGAGAAAATTTTTATTTTGCAGCCGCGTCTTGTTCAGGGCGAAAAACTTGAGTTCGTACTTCTCAAGTCTTCACAAAAAGAAGCTCTTGATGCTTTGTTGAAAAAAAGCTTCAACCGCTTGAATGCGGAATCTACCGTTCTTGACAACAAAAAGGTTCGCTACACGCTGACCTACACACCGGAATATAAAAAATACATGTCTGACCTTACCTTGGATCAGGCTGTAAAAACTATCCGTAACCGCGTTGACCAGTTTGGTGTTGCCGAACCGGATATCCGTAAACAGCAGGGCTTCCGTATTCAGGTTCAGCTCCCTGGTCTTACAGATACCGAACGTGCAATTAAGCTTATCGGTAAAACAGCGCACCTCGAATTTAAAATGGTTCGCGAGGGTGTAGACCCTGCGAAAGCTGAAAAAGGCATTGTTCCTGCTGGCACAGAAGCTCTTCCTTTGTTACGTCGCAACGATGACGGCTCATACGCTGAGTCTAAAATTGTTGTAAATAAAGCAGCAGCGCTTACAGGTGACACCATTACAGACGCACACGTAGCGTACGACAATTTCAACAATCCGTATGTTGGCATCAGCTTCAATAGCAGCGGTGCACGTCGCTTTGAAGAGCTTACAGGACAGAATGTTGGCAAACGCATGGCGATTGTTCTTGATGGTAAGGTGTATTCCGCCCCTGTAATTAAAGATAAAATTCGCGGCGGCAAAGCTTCTATTTCCGGTGGATTTACAACTGAAGAAGCACACGACCTTGCTATCGTACTTCGTGCAGGCTCTTTGCCAGCACCTGTTAAGATTCTCGAAGAACGTGCTGTAGGTCCTTCCCTTGGTCAGGAATCAATCGATCAGGGTATTACCGCAACACTCGTTGGTGGCGCCTTGGTAATGGTATTCATGATGATCTACTACGGCTTCAGTGGTGTTATTGCTAACATTGTTCTTTTCATGAACATTATCTTCATTGTTGCAGGTCTTGCCGCGTTTGGTGCAACCCTTACCTTGCCGGGTATTGCAGGTATTATCCTTACCCTTGGTATGGCAGTTGATGCTAACGTAATTATCTTTGAGCGCATTCGCGAAGAGCTTCGCCGCGGTCTTACTCCGTTTAAAGCGGTTGAAGAAGGCTTCTCCAGCGCTACACTGACAATTTTTGATGCAAACGTAACAACTCTGCTTGCAGCAATCATTCTTTATCAGTTCGGTACAGGTCCGATTCGTGGTTTTGCGGTAACGCTTAGCCTCGGTATTCTGGCTTCCATGTTCACAGCTATCTTCTGTGCACGTATTATCTTTGGTCTTTGGATCAACGGTAAGCCGAGCAGAAAGCTCAGCATATAA
- the secF gene encoding protein translocase subunit SecF: MGLSIIKPDSKIDFIGLRKITLILSLAVLLCGVASLLIKGGPKYGIDFSGGILAQVRFEQAVTPQDIKDSLASSSIQGLSVQRFGEGNEEYLLRISSTGDTDKRLPEILKAQFGQSMPNNSFTIERLDMVGPKIGADLRSAAVEALYFAVLLIAIYISGRFEQRWFTAGIMAAGLVSGLYMLDLIGAPKQMQVLIAMLLTLGICWKLKLNYALGAVVALIHDVLITIGVLSILGKEFDLTIVAALLTIVGYSLNDTIIVFDRIRENIYQRTAPTYGEVINKAVNQTLSRTLLTSCTTLLVLVSLFFFGGGIIHDFALTLLVGVAVGTYSSIFVASPVLYAFSPNEIPEPEVESHNHADGTV, encoded by the coding sequence ATGGGACTGAGCATTATTAAACCTGACAGCAAAATTGACTTTATTGGTCTGCGTAAGATTACGCTTATCCTGTCTCTTGCTGTTCTGTTGTGTGGCGTGGCTTCTCTTCTTATTAAGGGTGGTCCAAAATACGGCATTGATTTCTCCGGTGGTATTCTTGCACAGGTTCGCTTTGAACAGGCAGTAACACCTCAGGATATTAAAGACAGCCTTGCAAGCTCAAGCATTCAAGGACTTTCTGTACAGCGCTTTGGTGAAGGTAACGAAGAGTATCTTCTTCGTATTTCTTCCACAGGTGACACGGATAAACGTCTGCCTGAAATCTTGAAAGCGCAGTTCGGTCAATCTATGCCGAACAATTCATTTACTATTGAACGACTTGATATGGTTGGTCCAAAAATCGGTGCTGACTTACGTTCAGCAGCGGTAGAAGCGCTGTACTTTGCGGTACTGCTTATTGCGATCTACATTTCTGGTCGATTTGAACAGCGTTGGTTTACCGCAGGTATTATGGCAGCTGGTCTTGTTTCCGGCTTGTACATGCTTGATCTTATTGGTGCGCCTAAGCAGATGCAGGTTCTTATTGCAATGCTGCTTACACTTGGCATCTGCTGGAAGCTTAAGCTTAACTACGCACTCGGTGCTGTAGTTGCACTTATTCACGACGTGTTGATAACAATTGGTGTTCTTTCCATTCTTGGTAAAGAGTTTGATTTGACCATCGTAGCGGCACTGCTGACTATTGTTGGTTACTCTTTGAACGACACCATTATTGTGTTTGACCGTATTCGTGAGAATATCTACCAGCGCACTGCACCAACGTATGGTGAAGTAATTAACAAGGCTGTAAACCAGACCTTGAGCCGTACTTTGCTTACTTCCTGTACCACCTTGTTGGTATTGGTTTCTCTCTTCTTCTTTGGTGGCGGAATTATCCACGACTTCGCATTGACTCTTCTTGTCGGCGTAGCTGTTGGTACATATTCCTCTATCTTCGTTGCAAGCCCAGTGCTTTACGCATTTAGCCCGAACGAAATTCCAGAGCCGGAAGTGGAATCACACAACCACGCAGACGGTACTGTTTAA
- the yajC gene encoding preprotein translocase subunit YajC: protein MFFPEVAWAMGTAGGQAGQEGNPIAAFVPLALMFVIFYFLLIRPQQKRAKEHKALLDNLQKGQSVVTAGGLIGTIVEVKEDIVSVDLGDTTVRVGRQYISGLKPSPAAQKKAKDGKKK, encoded by the coding sequence ATGTTCTTTCCAGAAGTAGCCTGGGCTATGGGCACAGCAGGTGGTCAGGCAGGTCAGGAAGGTAACCCGATTGCGGCGTTTGTACCTCTTGCTTTGATGTTTGTGATTTTCTACTTCCTTCTCATTCGTCCTCAGCAGAAAAGAGCTAAAGAGCACAAAGCGTTATTGGATAACCTTCAGAAAGGTCAGTCTGTTGTTACCGCTGGTGGTCTTATCGGCACCATCGTAGAAGTTAAAGAAGACATTGTCTCTGTTGACCTTGGTGATACTACTGTTCGCGTTGGTCGCCAGTACATCTCCGGTCTTAAGCCTTCTCCTGCTGCACAGAAAAAAGCAAAAGACGGTAAAAAGAAATAA